Proteins from a genomic interval of Musa acuminata AAA Group cultivar baxijiao chromosome BXJ1-9, Cavendish_Baxijiao_AAA, whole genome shotgun sequence:
- the LOC103999538 gene encoding peroxidase 39, which translates to MSFRGPTILVFLGFLSCVHADLKLGFYDDSCPKAEKMILDFVEEHIPNAPTVAASLLRMHFHDCFVRGCDGSVLINSTSTNQAEKAATPNQTLRGFDFIDRLKSVVEEECPGIVSCADILALATRDAVGVIGGPIWRVPTGRRDGLISNLSEALSEIPAPTSNLSSLQTSFANKGLNAADLVLLSGAHTIGVAHCESFSDRLYNFTGNGDQDPSLDGFYATNLKKNKCRDATDETTLVEMDPGSFRTFDVGYYRNLLKRRGLFESDAALTTDAAAKTAIVNLVDSPPQTFFAGFAMSMEKMGSIGVKTGSSGEIRRNCAVINS; encoded by the exons ATGAGCTTTCGGGGTCCGACGATACTGGTGTTTTTGGGTTTCTTGAGTTGTGTTCATGCTGATCTGAAGCTGGGCTTCTATGACGACAGTTGCCCCAAGGCAGAGAAGATGATCCTAGATTTTGTGGAGGAGCACATCCCAAATGCACCAACGGTGGCAGcatctcttcttcggatgcacttccaTGATTGCTTTGTGAGG GGTTGTGATGGCTCTGTGCTCATCAATTCAACCAGCACCAACCAAGCTGAGAAGGCCGCGACTCCGAACCAAACACTCCGCGGGTTCGACTTCATCGATCGCCTGAAGAGCGTGGTGGAGGAAGAATGCCCGGGGATCGTTTCGTGTGCGGACATTCTTGCGTTGGCTACGCGAGACGCGGTCGGAGTCATT GGAGGCCCGATTTGGAGAGTTCCGACTGGCCGTCGCGACGGGTTGATATCGAATTTATCGGAAGCATTATCTGAGATTCCAGCCCCCACATCGAACCTTAGCTCTCTGCAGACTTCTTTTGCTAATAAAGGGCTAAATGCCGCAGACCTTGTTCTCCTCTCTG GAGCCCACACGATCGGAGTTGCTCATTGCGAATCCTTCAGCGACCGGCTGTACAACTTCACCGGGAACGGCGATCAAGATCCTTCTCTGGACGGCTTCTACGCCACGAATCTGAAGAAGAACAAGTGCAGAGACGCCACCGACGAGACCACGCTCGTGGAAATGGATCCTGGGAGTTTCAGAACGTTCGATGTTGGATACTACAGGAATCTGCTCAAGCGAAGAGGGCTCTTCGAATCCGACGCAGCTCTGACCACGGACGCCGCGGCCAAGACAGCCATCGTCAATCTCGTCGACAGCCCTCCGCAGACATTCTTCGCCGGGTTCGCGATGTCCATGGAGAAGATGGGCAGCATCGGAGTCAAGACGGGCTCTTCAGGTGAAATCAGAAGGAACTGTGCGGTCATAAACAGCTGA